From the Thermodesulfovibrio thiophilus DSM 17215 genome, the window AGGCTTTAAGCCATATGCAGACAACGAATATGTTATGGTTCAGACAGGATGAATGGCTTGATACAGTTCAATGGCTTGAGGATGAACTAAGAGCTGAAATTAAAAATGCAAGAATTCCACTTGGTAAAAAAGACGCTGATGTTTTATATCTCGCTCATGGACTTGAAGCGAAATACATGACAGGACTTCTGACAAATATGGCAAAAATAATGAATGTTGCTAAAATTGACTGGACAATGCCTGATACAGATGGATGGGACTACACAAACAAGGCATTCTACGCGCAGGACCATGAAACAATGAGTATGGTTGTACGAAGACATTATGAAAATGCTTTTAATCTGGGAGTAAAAAGAATTGTAATGGGTGAATGCGGTCATGCTTTCAGAACCGGCATTTATGAAGGTGTGAGATTTTTAGGATGGAAAGAATCACCAATTCCATATATTCATGGAGTTCAGTTTTTTTATGAACTTTTCATGGAAGGCAGGATAAAAATAGCAAAAAAAATTGAAGAACCTGTAACTGTTCAAGATCCCTGCAATATAGTTAGATACAGGGGAATGGGAGATATGATCAGATATATAATCAGACAGACCTGCGAGAACTTTATTGACATTAATCCGGGATATGAATACAACTACTGCTGTTCTGCAGGTGGAGGTATGGTTGATGCTGGACCACCATGGAAAATGGCAAGAATTGAAGGAGGCAAGGTTAAAGCAGACCAGATAAGGGATACAGGAGCAAAGATTGTTATAGCTCCATGTCATACATGTCATAAAGGTATTGAGGATCTGAATGATTACTACAAACTCGGCGTGCATGTTAAGTTTTTAACTGATGTAATTGCAGAAACAATGGAGATACCTGAAGAGCTTAGAGCATGAAACGTTCAATTTTCATAATAATTGTATTTGTCCTATCTGGCTTAATTCTGGTTCAGGCAAGAAACATATATTCTGTTAAAGAAAAACCTCAAACCATCAAGAGTCCGGCAAATAAAATCAGCATTGCCCATAAGGAAGTATTTGGTAGTCTTGAGTATGGCAGAGTTATTTTTGAACATCAAAAACATATAGATTCATTAAGTAAAGTCCTTAAAAAATCTGACAGTTCCATATGTAGTGAATGCCATTCTCAGAATAAATATGGCGATTTTATCTTTGATTTTCCAAAAGATGTGGACAGGAAAAATCCTGAATCACTCAAAAATGCCTATCATAAAGAGTGTTTAAAATGTCATCAAAAATTAAACATTCAAAAACAGAAATCTGGGCCTACAATCCTTTCCTGCAGAGACTGTCATAAAAAAGATTATGAAAAAACAGAAATCAAGTATTCTGTATTTGAGTTTGATTTTGCACTGCATGATAAACATGTAAAAAAACATAACAAAGACTGTAGCCTCTGTCATCATATTTATGATGTTGAGGAGAAAAACAAGGAACTCGCTCTTTTCTATGAAAAGGGAACTGAACAGTCATGCCATTACTGTCATGATTTAAATCAGAAGAGAGGTCCTGAACTATCGAAAATAGTAAAAATAGCAAAGGAACGAGATTTAAACATGGAAAGAGCATGCCATACTCTTTGCTTAAACTGTCATCTGTCCAATAAAGAGCAGGGAAAACAAGCAGGACCTGTGGTTTGCTCAAAATGTCACACAGAGAAGTATAAAACAGTAGAAGATCTTAAAGATATACCAAGACCGGAAAGAGAGCAACCACAGAAAGCTTTTATAAATATTGAAGATGCAAAGATGAAAGGTGTTGCTTTTGACCATTCTTTTCATGAAAAAAACAATAAAACATGCAGAGAATGCCATCATGAAACACTTAGAGCATGTAAAGATTGTCACACAGTTAAAGGTGATGAAAAAGGTGGTTTTGTTAATCTTCTGACTGCCTACCATTCCCTGAATTCTAAGAATAGCTGTCAGGGATGTCATAGAACTGCAATGAATAAAAATGATTGTTATGGTTGCCATTATTTTATCAGTCCTGTTACAACAGAGATAGCAAATAAAGAAGTCTGTAAACGCTGTCACACAGGTAAAAAGGAAATAGAGAAAGTGTCTTTATTAACTATTCCATCTGAGAGAGTGAAAAAAGCGGTGGTAATAAAACATATTGAAAAAGAATTTGAAGCAACCAAAATGCCTCATTACAAAATGATTCAAAAGCTTACTGATGTATCGAATCAGAGCAAACTCGCTACTTATTTTCATAGAGATATCACGACAATATGCAGAGGCTGTCATCATAAAAGCAAGCAGGATGCTGAAGCAAAAAAAGACAATCCTCCAATTTGTGTAAGCTGTCACAGTGTTTCATTTGACTCAAACGCACTTGGAAGACCACGACTTGAATCAGCATATCATACGATGTGTATTAAATGTCATGAAAATATGAAACTTGAGAAACCCAAAAAATGTACTGAGTGTCATGAAAGAAAGAAAAATTAAATCGTTAGGATACTGGTTTTTTCCCTGTGCTGGCACAACATTCATATTCTTTTCAGAAGCTAGAAATTGTGTTGTTTTGACATACAGTGTTTCAAAATCAATTGAAGAGGTTTAAAATGTATATATTTGAACAACTTTTTTCTAATCATGGATATGAATATGTGATTGCTGCGTTATCAGTCTTCGCTTTTATAGTGATTTTTTCAATGCTTGGAGAGAAGAAAAAATATTAGAGGTTGTAAATGAATAGAAGAGAGTTTTTTAAAAGAAGTTTAACAATTGCTGGCAGTCTATTGATAGCCAGAAATTCAAATGCTTCTGATCAACCTTTATCTGTTTATTCAACTCAAAATAAGGCAAATAAAAAAAACTGGGAAAAATTTGAAGAGCTAAAGAAAACAAATTCACAAATTGATGAGTCATATGCAGTACTTGTTGACATTACAAAGTGTATTGGTTGTAGACGCTGTGAGTGGGCATGTAATGAATGGAATAAAAATCCAAACAGGCCAGTTAAAGAGTTTGAAGCATCAAAGGATGAAAAACCATCGGTTTTTGACAGAGTTCGCAGAACTCATGCAGGTGAGTTTACTGTTGTAAACAGATTTCATAGTAAAAACAAGCCTGTTTATGTAAAAAAACAGTGTATGCATTGTGCTGAAGCAGCGTGCTTGAATGCATGTTTTGTGGATGCTTTTAAGAAAACTCCGCAGGGTGCGGTTCTTTATAATCCTTCTTTATGTGTTGGATGTCGTTACTGCATGATTGCCTGTCCTTTTGACATTCCTGCCTATGAATACTATAATGCACTCACACCCCAGATAACAAAGTGCACAATGTGCTTTGACAGAGTCACAGATGGGAAAGTACCTGCGTGTGTGGAATCATGTACTTCAGATGCTTTAATTTTTGGAAAAAGGAGTGAAATGCTCAAACTTGCTTATAACACAATAAATAAAAATCCGGAGAGATATATCAACCATGTATAT encodes:
- a CDS encoding (Fe-S)-binding protein; amino-acid sequence: MATFERKSVTDIGIDETLKHVDEVKIKKAIDWVLKAEASARLKTFVQTCVRCGMCSDSCHHYISHDNDPTYAPAAKVKQTVWDMLDKDGNVSKEDIKKYARIAFTECNLCRRCVQFCPFGIDIAYLISLVRRICCLIGTVPQYIQDQALSHMQTTNMLWFRQDEWLDTVQWLEDELRAEIKNARIPLGKKDADVLYLAHGLEAKYMTGLLTNMAKIMNVAKIDWTMPDTDGWDYTNKAFYAQDHETMSMVVRRHYENAFNLGVKRIVMGECGHAFRTGIYEGVRFLGWKESPIPYIHGVQFFYELFMEGRIKIAKKIEEPVTVQDPCNIVRYRGMGDMIRYIIRQTCENFIDINPGYEYNYCCSAGGGMVDAGPPWKMARIEGGKVKADQIRDTGAKIVIAPCHTCHKGIEDLNDYYKLGVHVKFLTDVIAETMEIPEELRA
- a CDS encoding 4Fe-4S dicluster domain-containing protein, whose protein sequence is MNRREFFKRSLTIAGSLLIARNSNASDQPLSVYSTQNKANKKNWEKFEELKKTNSQIDESYAVLVDITKCIGCRRCEWACNEWNKNPNRPVKEFEASKDEKPSVFDRVRRTHAGEFTVVNRFHSKNKPVYVKKQCMHCAEAACLNACFVDAFKKTPQGAVLYNPSLCVGCRYCMIACPFDIPAYEYYNALTPQITKCTMCFDRVTDGKVPACVESCTSDALIFGKRSEMLKLAYNTINKNPERYINHVYGEHEAGGTNWLYISQIPFEKLGFPELDKTPIPAHSKSFLFTVKVLEVVAAAPLVWGAYYMISKNRSKKEGKKDE
- the hmcA gene encoding sulfate respiration complex hexadecaheme cytochrome HmcA is translated as MKRSIFIIIVFVLSGLILVQARNIYSVKEKPQTIKSPANKISIAHKEVFGSLEYGRVIFEHQKHIDSLSKVLKKSDSSICSECHSQNKYGDFIFDFPKDVDRKNPESLKNAYHKECLKCHQKLNIQKQKSGPTILSCRDCHKKDYEKTEIKYSVFEFDFALHDKHVKKHNKDCSLCHHIYDVEEKNKELALFYEKGTEQSCHYCHDLNQKRGPELSKIVKIAKERDLNMERACHTLCLNCHLSNKEQGKQAGPVVCSKCHTEKYKTVEDLKDIPRPEREQPQKAFINIEDAKMKGVAFDHSFHEKNNKTCRECHHETLRACKDCHTVKGDEKGGFVNLLTAYHSLNSKNSCQGCHRTAMNKNDCYGCHYFISPVTTEIANKEVCKRCHTGKKEIEKVSLLTIPSERVKKAVVIKHIEKEFEATKMPHYKMIQKLTDVSNQSKLATYFHRDITTICRGCHHKSKQDAEAKKDNPPICVSCHSVSFDSNALGRPRLESAYHTMCIKCHENMKLEKPKKCTECHERKKN